A window from Sphingobacteriales bacterium encodes these proteins:
- the nuoH gene encoding NADH-quinone oxidoreductase subunit NuoH, whose product MLTSIIYDFSPLTHRIDQFLSETFSPGWAVTMELVIVGLVFLLFYAVVGLFLVLAERRVCAFIQNRLGPNRVGPDGLLQTIADLLKLLFKELIPIKRADKFLYNLAPFIVIIASFMAIAAIPFAKGLHAIDFNIGIFYVIAVSSLGVVGILLAGWSSNSKYSLIGAMRSGAQIISYELSVALSLLAIVVLSGSMQLSDVIASQESGWWIWRGHLPAFIAFLVYLIASTAEINRGPFDLAEAESELTAGFHTEYSGIKFAFFFLAEYMNMFIVASFATTMFLGGWLPFHIDGWYAFNHIMDFIPPVVWYLGKTAFIIYLIMWFKWTFPRLRIDQLLTLEWKYLLPINLVNILIVAFISWKNWHF is encoded by the coding sequence ATGCTGACATCAATCATTTATGACTTTTCGCCCCTGACACACCGAATTGACCAATTTCTGTCGGAAACCTTCAGCCCGGGATGGGCAGTAACGATGGAACTGGTCATTGTCGGGCTGGTTTTTTTATTGTTTTATGCAGTGGTAGGGCTTTTTCTGGTGCTTGCCGAAAGACGTGTGTGTGCTTTTATTCAAAACCGCTTAGGTCCTAACCGTGTAGGCCCTGATGGCTTGCTGCAGACCATTGCCGACCTGCTGAAGCTATTGTTTAAAGAGCTTATTCCCATCAAAAGGGCAGACAAATTTCTCTATAACCTTGCTCCTTTCATTGTGATTATTGCTTCTTTTATGGCCATTGCAGCCATTCCTTTTGCCAAAGGCCTTCATGCCATTGATTTTAATATCGGTATTTTTTATGTCATAGCTGTTTCATCGCTGGGGGTTGTCGGTATTTTACTGGCCGGATGGTCGAGCAACAGCAAATATTCATTAATAGGTGCCATGAGGAGCGGTGCTCAGATCATCAGCTATGAGTTGTCGGTAGCTTTATCGCTGCTTGCCATTGTGGTATTATCAGGCTCGATGCAATTGTCGGACGTGATAGCTTCTCAGGAAAGCGGCTGGTGGATCTGGCGGGGACATCTGCCTGCCTTTATTGCCTTTCTTGTTTATCTGATTGCCTCAACAGCCGAAATTAACCGTGGTCCTTTCGATCTGGCCGAGGCTGAATCGGAGCTGACAGCCGGTTTTCATACGGAGTATTCAGGGATTAAGTTTGCTTTCTTTTTCCTTGCCGAATACATGAACATGTTTATCGTTGCTTCTTTTGCTACCACCATGTTTCTGGGTGGATGGCTCCCGTTTCACATTGACGGCTGGTATGCCTTTAACCATATTATGGATTTTATTCCACCTGTTGTGTGGTATCTGGGCAAAACAGCCTTTATTATTTACCTGATTATGTGGTTTAAATGGACTTTTCCAAGGCTGAGGATCGACCAGCTTCTGACGCTGGAATGGAAGTATCTTCTGCCCATTAATCTGGTCAATATTCTCATTGTTGCATTTATTTCATGGAAGAACTGGCATTTTTAA
- a CDS encoding 4Fe-4S binding protein — MNYIKDILKALRSLWKGMMVTGYYFVHPKEIVTQRYPENRKKLEMFDRFKGEVTMPHDENNTHLCTGCGICETNCPNGSIEIITRKEINPETGKAERVIDKHIYHLSMCTFCELCIKTCPSNALAWGQSFEHAVFDRHKLTKVLNQPGSKLRKEPKEKKVTEEKN, encoded by the coding sequence ATTAATTATATCAAAGACATCTTAAAAGCACTGCGGTCGCTTTGGAAAGGTATGATGGTAACCGGATACTATTTTGTCCATCCGAAAGAAATTGTTACCCAGCGTTATCCTGAAAACCGGAAAAAACTTGAAATGTTCGACAGGTTTAAGGGGGAAGTTACCATGCCTCACGATGAAAATAATACACATCTGTGTACGGGTTGCGGTATTTGCGAAACCAATTGTCCGAATGGCAGTATCGAAATTATTACCCGTAAGGAAATAAATCCTGAAACCGGAAAGGCAGAGAGGGTCATCGACAAGCATATCTACCACCTGAGCATGTGCACTTTTTGTGAACTGTGTATCAAAACCTGTCCTTCCAATGCACTGGCATGGGGCCAAAGTTTTGAACATGCTGTATTTGACCGCCACAAGCTGACCAAAGTGTTGAATCAACCGGGCTCAAAACTGAGAAAAGAGCCAAAAGAAAAAAAAGTTACGGAAGAAAAAAACTGA